In one Culex quinquefasciatus strain JHB chromosome 2, VPISU_Cqui_1.0_pri_paternal, whole genome shotgun sequence genomic region, the following are encoded:
- the LOC6036435 gene encoding calcium load-activated calcium channel, with amino-acid sequence MWSDTLLIVFISICTAFLGEGLTWVMVYRTEKYQKLKGEVEKQSKKLEKRKETHGDSLDKSAKKKIERDEEKLKNNNRDLSLVKMKSMFATGFAFTALLSMFNSIFDGRIVARLPFTPISWIQGLSHRNLPGQDYTECSFIFLYILCTMSIRQNIQKLLGFAPSRAASKQAGGLFGPTPGQFK; translated from the exons ATGTGGTCCGACACGTTGCTGATTGTGTTTATCTCCATTTGTACCGCCTTTCTCGGCGAAG GTCTCACCTGGGTCATGGTGTACCGGACCGAAAAGTACCAGAAGCTGAAGGGCGAAGTGGAAAAGCAGAGCAAGAAAT TGGAAAAGCGCAAGGAAACCCACGGCGACTCGCTGGACAAATCGGCCAAGAAGAAAATCGAACGCGATGAGGaaaagctgaagaacaacaaccGCGATTTGTCGCTGGTCAAGATGAAGTCGATGTTTGCGACGGGTTTCGCCTTCACGGCACTGCTCAGCATGTTCAACAGCATCTTTGACGGTCGCATCGTGGCCCGACTGCCGTTCACTCCAATCTCCTGGATCCAGGGACTGTCCCACCGTAATCTTCCCGGTCAGGACTACACCGAGTGTTCGTTCATCTTTCTGTACATTCTGTGCACGATGTCCATCCGCCAGAACATCCAGAAGTTGCTCGGCTTTGCTCCGTCGAGGGCCGCCAGCAAGCAGGCCGGAGGACTCTTCGGACCAACGCCCGGACAGTTTAAGTAA